The sequence ACAAGCCTAAGGGGATGCTAGCAGCATCGATGATTATCCTGGCACTATTTGCCCTAAGGTTTCGCGACTCAGTCTCGGTCAAATGAAATGTCCATTCCCGCGTGAAATCCATAGTTGGTTTTGCCGTTCTCGCCCGCAACACCAAAGAGTAGTCGCCCTCCTCCCAATAGCATTGACGGTCAATCTCGGTCCGAATCTCTGTGTAAACAGGAAGGGCCGAAAAAGTCAAAAATTGAGTGATAAAAAAATTGCTGTCCCCCGGCTGTGCCCCACCTTGTATAGTTTGAAGCACATGGTTGCTCCATTCAGCACTAATTCTCTCAGCGTGCGGGCGCAAATTATCTAGCAGCGTGAGCTCATAGAATAAGATGTTAAAAGGTTTTGGCTGGGAGGTCGAAATCATGAAACCGTGCGTCGCCTCCAGCCCTCCCTCTTTCTGGCCTGAGTAGGAAAGTCGGAGTTGCCTGAACAGGGCCCAAGTGAACTCATGCTGTGCGTTATCACTAATCCTTTTTATGGTTATGTTCATGTTTTCAACAAACAGGTCTTGATTGAACGATCTGAGGGTGCCAATGAGACCTATTGTCGGCCCGTAAGTCGAATACCCGATTTCAATCGAGCCAGTTTCATAAATGTCGATTCTCCCCTGACGAAAATATTTATTGAACACAGATATAATCCACGGCTGCGCGAGAGCAACTACAGCTACGATGAGGATGCCCCAATCCTTAAAAAATTGAAGAAAGCTGCCTGTGGGCTGAGGTGTGGGAGCGGCCATGCCGGGTGTCCTCCAATCCAGTGAGTATAATCATCGTACTATAAAAAGGGTCGAAGACGTTGATGATGCTGGGGATCTGGGAAGCTCCTCACCCCGGGACCATTTCTTCCTCCCCGTGGCTGATAAATGGTTGCCAATTGGTTACTGGCTGGACGTTGAACGCCCCCTAGGGGGCGCGCGTCCATCCAACTCCCGTCCAGTTTCATCTACTCCCCGGCCAGCCCCCGCGCCGATCGCAGGAGATTCAGGCTCTCGGTCCCGTCGCTGTGGAGCGAGGTGAGCGTGTCGCGGCAGAAGCGCTCGAGCGGAAACTCCTTCATGGTGCCGTTTCCGCCGGTCACATCGAGCGCGCCGAGCATCACCTGCACCACCGCCCGGTCAGAGTGGACCTTGAGGAGCCAGGTGTGGTTCGGGTCAAAGGGTTCCCCGCTGTCAATGGCCCGCGCCGTGTCCCAGAGGTAGCCCTCGATGGCGTGGATGTGCATGCGCATTTCGGCGAGGCGCGAGCCCACCGTCGGATGCTCGACGATGGGGCACCCGCCCTGGATGCGGCTGCGAGCGTAGTCCAGGGCGATGGCGTACATGGCCCTCGAGAGCCCCAGGCTCGTGGCGGGATAGTCCACCGCCCCCGCGAAAAGGCGTTGGGCCGCCGGCCAGGCGCCGTCCACCTCGCCGAGGCGGTGATCCGCCGGAAGGCGCACGCCCTCCACCGTGATGTCCCCGTTCGGATAGAGCCGGAAACCCAGCTTGTCATCCACGCGGGGAAAGCGGACGCCGGGCCAGTCCGCCGGGACGATGAAGAGCGTCGAGCCCTGGTGGACGGGAACCGCGCGATTCGTCCGGGCAAACACGAGCACGCACTGCGCAAAGCCGGCGAGCGACACCCACTGCTTCCGCCCGTTCAGCACCCACTCGTCTCCTTCTTGCACGGCCGAGAGCATGAGGCCGCGCCCCGGATCATCCGAGGGGATGAGGTTGTCCGAGCCCGCCGCGGGCTCGGTGAAGGCGGTGGCGAAACAGTAGGCGTCATCCTCAACGAAGGGCCGGAGAAATTTTTCCCGCTGGGCCGGGGTAGCCAAGGTGTAGAGCAGGAGGGAGGCCCGCCAGCAGGAGTAGAAGCACTTGGCCAGGCCGGGTTCGACCTCGCACATCTCCGAGAGCAGCAGCGCGCGGGTCAGGACGCCCGCCGAGAGGCCGCCCCACGCTTCCGGAAGGGCGAGGGTGCGAAGGCCGAGGCGCGAGCCCGCGCGGATCAACTCCCACGGCATACACCCCGAGGGGTCCGGGCGCCGCTCCATCTCTTTGCAAACAGGCGCCACCTCG is a genomic window of bacterium containing:
- a CDS encoding acyl-CoA/acyl-ACP dehydrogenase → MIHGNPLRSEAFQMPEPELDDIQQLLRETVRDFMAREVAPVCKEMERRPDPSGCMPWELIRAGSRLGLRTLALPEAWGGLSAGVLTRALLLSEMCEVEPGLAKCFYSCWRASLLLYTLATPAQREKFLRPFVEDDAYCFATAFTEPAAGSDNLIPSDDPGRGLMLSAVQEGDEWVLNGRKQWVSLAGFAQCVLVFARTNRAVPVHQGSTLFIVPADWPGVRFPRVDDKLGFRLYPNGDITVEGVRLPADHRLGEVDGAWPAAQRLFAGAVDYPATSLGLSRAMYAIALDYARSRIQGGCPIVEHPTVGSRLAEMRMHIHAIEGYLWDTARAIDSGEPFDPNHTWLLKVHSDRAVVQVMLGALDVTGGNGTMKEFPLERFCRDTLTSLHSDGTESLNLLRSARGLAGE